Proteins encoded in a region of the Neodiprion virginianus isolate iyNeoVirg1 chromosome 2, iyNeoVirg1.1, whole genome shotgun sequence genome:
- the LOC124296912 gene encoding phosphatidate phosphatase LPIN2 isoform X3, with product MYSMNYIGKFISNFRDFYNEINAATLTGAIDVVVVEQPDGSFACSPFHVRFGKLCVLRSREKVVDIEINGEPRQIHMKLGDSGEAFFVEEVGCGGSPTDTEIPPHLACSPIPHDSCFPQQRFNLLSELPQEQREKLLRDSVLSIEREKWEEMSALPSDEREKFLVEQFSDLPIEHREKWLQIASMTTEERDKIFRENFGVISTEQKQKMIREQYSALKTEDRERLFKENFPELPVEQRQKFEFALLSDWKGKEEEKWDDNQIDSKHDDEEIFNMDNIDGEEPNPASAVAPVKTFNAVASNTRIRKISIVHNEFRPITDDPQSSSKEKSSDESNVSLSKKNSKDETIEETKGSNGSKRKRKRRSIMKKKGVQRKTSNGSSSQTEMSENDVVAADESQSEPILKGPSPVVEVETNNASAEPTETHLSSLSQEITVPRQESDFHFFSDTEITKNRESRPRSPVQSDTEFEMRKLTEDRAEIEDEKTHQQSWRWGELPSPPPDSSLPSHRSSLNTSTVANQPTDFDAHQSILSRTLAYMKRTNSRFVRNPESDGIYLSDLNADELDPEVAALYLPTSHHRATIAKGGKSLDEEDAESGNGPSLPQSPNSVEGAIGGPKSLDSDFEEPKHSLFDSNADVTLSLCGGLDSKDGPSEETFHQNLLHFEDVCSDPKLFENPSLVIKINGKFYNWAMACPILMTLAAFQRHLPQSAVENLCARYMLTPVHEDEKQQSGGKTEGRTGYSSWFSWSRSSQPSKKQKDLSEVDGPIIGQTQQQLIGVKEASLSESVPSVSIRIDQKEEEIIDMHLGTEAVAQTSFPNMPEESLLDKGEKTHGEQEGEGYSGSEDSDSNRNEPQGVKIPIERRPYYESTEKYRKTLRLSSEQIASLGLKDGANEVVFSVTTAYQGTTRCRCHIYKWRWDDKIVISDIDGTITKSDVLGHILPIVGKDWAQSGVAQLFTKIKNNGYKLLYLSARAIGQARLTREYLKSIKQGDLSLPEGPLLLNPTSLLSAFHREVIEKKPEQFKISCLSDIQALFPEDTKPFYAGYGNRINDVWAYRAVGIPIVRIFTINHRGELKHELTQTFQSSYSNMSYIVDHLFPPLPEDATDEFSNFAYWREPIPELPDLEVLSTETQTTQ from the exons ATGTACAGCATGAACTACATTGGAAAGTTCATCAGCAACTTTAGGGACTTTTACAATGAAATAAACGCTGCTACTCTAACTGGTGCCATTGACGTGGTCGTTGTCGAACAGCCTGATGGATCTTTTGCCTGTTCACCTTTTCACGTCAGATTTGGAAAACTATGTGTCCTTCGATCGAGGGAGAAAGTG GTTGATATCGAAATAAATGGAGAACCACGTCAAATTCACATGAAGTTGGGTGACTCTGGGGAAGCTTTTTTCGTTGAAGAAGTTGGCTGCGGAGGTTCACCAACTGACACAGAAATTCCACCGCATCTTGCATGCTCTCCAATTCCACATGACAGTTGTTTTCCACAGCAAAG GTTCAACCTGCTCTCGGAACTTCCGCAAGAACAACGTGAGAAGCTACTTAGAGATTCGGTGCTGTCAATAGAGCGTGAGAAATGGGAGGAAATGTCAGCGCTGCCGTCAGACGAGCGTGAGAAATTTCTTGTAGAACAGTTTTCGGATCTCCCAATAGAGCACCGTGAAAAATGGCTTCAAATAGCGTCAATGACTACAGAGGAACGTGACAAAAtatttcgcgaaaatttcgGTGTTATATCTACCGAACAAAAGCAGAAAATGATACGCGAGCAATACTCTGCACTTAAGACTGAGGACAGAGAAAGActgtttaaagaaaattttccagaACTGCCGGTAGAGCAAAGACAGAAGTTCGAATTTGCTTTGCTCAGTGATTGGAAAGGCAAAGAGGAAGAAAAGTGGGATGATAATCAGATTGACTCTAAGCACGATGACGAGGAGATATTCAATATGGATAATATCGATGGAGAGGAACCAAACCCTGCCTCGGCTGTAGCACCTGTGAAAACCTTCAACGCTGTTGCTTCTAATACAAGAATTCGTAAAATAAGCATTGTGCATAATGAATTCCGGCCAATAACGGATGATCCTCAAAGCAGTTCCAAGGAAAAGTCTAGTGACGAATCAAACGTTTCTTTATCCAAGAAAAATTCCAAGGATGAAACTATTGAGGAAACGAAAGGTAGCAATGGGTCCAAGAGAAAACGCAAGAGGAGAAGCATTATGAAGAAGAAAGGAGTGCAAAGAAAAACTAGTAATGGAAGCAGTAGTCAGACTGAAATGAGCGAAAATGACGTCGTAGCTGCCGACGAATCTCAGAGCGAACCT ATATTAAAGGGCCCGAGTCCGGTTGTCGAAGTCGAAACCAATAACGCTTCAGCTGAACCTACGGAAACCCACTTGTCATCCTTGTCGCAAGAAATTACAGTCCCGCGTCAAGaatcagattttcatttcttcagtGACACAGAAATCACAAA AAATCGGGAGTCTCGGCCTCGTTCTCCAGTTCAGTCTGATACAGAATTTGAAATGCGTAAGCTCACTGAAGATAGAGCTGAAATTGAGGATGAGAAGACGCATCAGCAGAGCTGGAGATGGGGAGAATTGCCAAGCCCTCCTCCCGACTCTTCTCTACCATCGCATAGGAGCTCATTGAATACTTCGACAGTAGCCAATCAGCCTACTGACT TCGACGCCCATCAATCGATTTTGAGTCGTACATTGGCCTACATGAAGCGGACAAATTCTCGCTTTGTACGTAATCCAGAATCAGATGGAATATATTTGAGCGATCTGAATGCAGACGAACTTGACCCCGAAGTTGCTGCTCTTTATTTGCCAACGTCTCATCACAGGGCAACTATTGCTAAAG GTGGAAAAAGTCTGGACGAAGAAGACGCAGAATCTGGAAATGGTCCAAGTCTACCTCAGAGTCCAAACAGCGTTGAAGGAGCCATCGGCGGCCCTAAATCGCTGGACAGTGATTTTGAAGAGCCAAAACATTCCCTATTCGATAGCAATGCTGACGTCACGTTGTCTCTTTGTGGTGGCTTAGATTCCAAGGATGGACCATCTGAGGAAACATTCCATCAAAACTTGCTTCACTTTGAAGATGTCTGTAGTGATCCAAAACTATTCGAAAATCCAAGTTTGGTCATAAAAATTAACGGAAAGTTTTATAACTGGGCTATGGCCTGTCCCATCCTCATGACCTTGGCTGCTTTTCAAAGGCACTTGCCCCAGAGTGCCGTAGAGAATTTATGTGCTCGTTACATGCTGACTCCAGTTCACGAGGACGAGAAACAGCAAAGTGGGGGCAAAACTGAGGGTCGTACTGGTTACAGCTCTTGGTTTTCATGGAGTCGCTCCAGTCAGCCatctaaaaaacaaaaggattTATCAGAAG TTGATGGCCCAATAATCGGCCAAACTCAACAACAGCTTATTGGAGTTAAAGAAGCTTCCCTATCGGAGAGTGTGCCATCAGTTAGCATCAGAAT agatcaaaaagaggaagaaataaTCGATATGCACTTGGGAACTGAGGCCGTAGCTCAGACTAGTTTCCCAAATATGCCGGAAGAATCACTCCTTGACAAAGGAGAAAAGACACATGGTGAGCAAGAGGGAGAAGGTTACAGTGGCAGTGAGGACTCTGACAGCAATCGCAACGAACCTCAAGGAGTCAAAATACCAATAGAAAGAAGACCCTACTATGAATCCACCGAAAAATACAGAAAGACTCTGCGGCTTTCCTCAGAACAAATT GCCAGTTTGGGTTTGAAGGATGGTGCAAACGAGGTAGTGTTCAGCGTGACAACCGCTTATCAGGGTACAACCCGATGTAGATGTCACATTTACAAATGGCGTTGGGATGACAAAATCGTTATATCTGACATAGATGGTACAATAACGAAATCTGACGTGCTAGGACACATTCTACCGATTGTTGGTAAAGACTGGGCGCAATCAGGTGTTGCTCAGCTATTCACcaagattaaaaataatggaTACAAGCTATTGTATCTCTCTGCTAGAGCTATTGGCCAGGCTAGGCTCACCAGGGAATATTTGAAGAGTATAAAACAGGGAGATTTGTCTCTGCCTGAAGGACCTTTGCTACTTAATCCTACGAGCTTGCTATCAGCATTTCATCGAGAagttatcgaaaaaaaaccagaacaGTTTAAAATATCTTGCCTCAGCGATATTCAAGCCTTGTTTCCAGAAGACACCAAGCCTTTCTATGCTGGATATGGAAATCGTATAAAC GATGTTTGGGCATACAGAGCAGTGGGCATTCCCATAGTAAGAATATTCACGATCAATCATCGCGGAGAATTGAAGCACGAGCTGACGCAGACATTCCAATCCTC ATACTCGAACATGAGCTATATTGTAGATCATCTATTTCCCCCCCTGCCTGAAGATGCAACTGACGAATTTAGCAATTTTGCTTACTGGCGAGAGCCAATTCCTGAGTTGCCGGATCTAGAAGTACTAAGCACTGAGACACAAACCACGCAATAA